Proteins encoded by one window of Nicotiana tabacum cultivar K326 chromosome 10, ASM71507v2, whole genome shotgun sequence:
- the LOC107805768 gene encoding homeobox-leucine zipper protein ROC1-like isoform X1, with protein MEQEMPIGYSKVTWIEHVEADDTAIYNIYKPLLNSGLAFGAKRWIATLDRQCEWLASAMATNLPDDNMTNMILGGPEGRKSVLKLAERMIISYCSGVSATTAHQWTTLSGSVVQKMMFESCLGKALMFQADLLALSCALLLPSGS; from the exons ATGGAACAAGAAATGCCAATTGGTTACTCAAAG GTCACCTGGATTGAGCATGTAGAGGCAGATGATACAGCAATTTATAACATTTACAAGCCTCTTTTAAATTCTGGCCTTGCATTCGGGGCAAAGCGTTGGATTGCTACTTTGGATAGACAATGTGAATGGCTAGCAAGTGCGATGGCCACAAATTTACCCGACGATAACATGACTAATATGA TATTAGGAGGTCCAGAGGGAAGAAAGAGTGTGTTGAAGCTAGCAGAGAGAATGATAATTAGCTATTGTTCTGGAGTTAGTGCTACAACAGCTCATCAATGGACAACTCTCTCAGGAAGTGTGGTTCAGAAAATGATGTTCGAATCATGTTTAGGAAAAGCATTAATGTTCCAGGCAGACCTCCTAGCATTGTCATGTGCGCTGCTACTTCCTTCTGGCTCCTGA
- the LOC107805768 gene encoding homeobox-leucine zipper protein ROC1-like isoform X2, with amino-acid sequence MEQEMPIGYSKVTWIEHVEADDTAIYNIYKPLLNSGLAFGAKRWIATLDRQCEWLASAMATNLPDDNMTNMSSIRRSRGKKECVEASRENDN; translated from the exons ATGGAACAAGAAATGCCAATTGGTTACTCAAAG GTCACCTGGATTGAGCATGTAGAGGCAGATGATACAGCAATTTATAACATTTACAAGCCTCTTTTAAATTCTGGCCTTGCATTCGGGGCAAAGCGTTGGATTGCTACTTTGGATAGACAATGTGAATGGCTAGCAAGTGCGATGGCCACAAATTTACCCGACGATAACATGACTAATATGAGTAG TATTAGGAGGTCCAGAGGGAAGAAAGAGTGTGTTGAAGCTAGCAGAGAGAATGATAATTAG
- the LOC107805769 gene encoding diaminopimelate epimerase, chloroplastic, producing the protein MAIAAAITVPLTTPRRRSLSSTSANPIRFSSPLTARPKNLKFTAGRGTQCPNFRICAASSMRIKAPEKGSPDSFLDRKESGILHFVKYHGLGNDFILVDNRDTTEPKVSPDQAVKLCDRNFGIGADGVIFAMPGVNGTDYTMRIFNSDGSEPEMCGNGIRCLAKFIAELENSRGKRSFTIHTGAGLIVPEIQEDGKVRVDMGEPILKASDVPTKLPPNKDQSVVKARLDLDGSAWNVTCISMGNPHCVTFGTSQNQDLQVDELNLADIGPKFEHHVMFPARTNTEFVQVFSPTHLKMRVWERGAGATLACGTGACAVVVAAVLEGRAARRCTVDLPGGPLDIEWNEKDNHIYMTGPAEVVFYGSVPL; encoded by the exons ATGGCCATCGCCGCCGCAATTACGGTGCCTCTCACAACTCCAAGGCGCCGTTCTCTTTCTTCTACTTCCGCTAATCCCATTCGATTTTCTTCTCCTTTAACTGCACGACCGAAAAATCTCAAATTCACCGCCGGTAGAGGAACACAGTGCCCTAATTTCCGCATTTGCGCGGCATCTTCAATGAGAATCAAAGCTCCGGAGAAAGGTTCACCAGATTCTTTCCTTGATCGTAAGGAAAGCGGAATTCTTCACTTCGTCAAGTATCACGGCCTCGGCAACGACTTCATATTG GTTGACAATAGAGATACAACAGAACCTAAGGTCAGTCCTGATCAAGCTGTGAAACTATGTGATAGAAACTTCGGAATTGGTGCTGATGGCGTGATATTTGCAATGCCGGGTGTCAATGGCACTGATTATACCATGAGGATCTTCAATTCAGATGGAAGTGAGCCAGAG ATGTGTGGTAATGGAATTCGATGCCTTGCCAAATTTATAGCTGAGCTTGAGAACTCCCGTGGAAAGCGAAG TTTCACCATACATACAGGGGCTGGACTTATTGTTCCTGAGATTCAAGAAGATGGAAAG GTTAGGGTTGACATGGGTGAACCCATTCTGAAGGCATCAGATGTGCCCACGAAACTACCCCCTAATAAAGATCAATCTGTTGTTAAAGCAAGACTAGATTTAGATGGAAGTGCTTGGAACGTCACCTGTATCAGCATGGGAAATCCTCATTGTGTCACTTTTGGTACATCACAAAACCAG GATTTGCAAGTAGATGAATTGAATTTAGCAGACATTGGTCCAAAATTTGAACATCATGTGATGTTCCCTGCTCGCACTAACACAG AATTTGTACAAGTCTTCTCCCCAACACACCTTAAAATGCGTGTCTGGGAGCGTGGCGCAG GTGCGACACTAGCCTGCGGGACAGGAGCTTGTGCCGTAGTTGTTGCAGCAGTGCTTGAGGGTCGTGCTGCAAGG CGGTGTACTGTTGATTTGCCTGGTGGGCCTCTGGACATTGAGTGGAATGAGAAAGACAACCATATATACATGACAGGGCCAGCAGAGGTAGTTTTCTATGGGTCAGTTCCTCTTTAA